The Oncorhynchus masou masou isolate Uvic2021 chromosome 13, UVic_Omas_1.1, whole genome shotgun sequence genomic interval TACAGGACCATTTTACTAGCAAAGACTGGAATAAGTTTCcagattcatccaatggcattgaggtgtataccacctcaaatcaaatcaaactttatttgtcacatgcaccgaatacaaatcaaattaaatgtatttatatagcccttcttacatcagctgatatctcaaggtgctgaaacccagcctaaaacctataaacagcaaacaatgcaggtgaaggagcacggtggctaggaaaaactccctagaaaggccaaaacctaggaagaaacaatGAGAGGAACccggctatgaggggtggccagttctcttctggctgtgccaggtggagattataacagaacatggccaagatgttcaaatgttcataaatgaccagcatggtcatataataataatcacagtagttgtcgagggtgcaacaggtcagcacctcaggaataactgtcagttggcttttcatagctgatcattgagagtatctctaccgctcctgctgtctctagagagttgaaaacagcaggtctgggacaggtagcacatccagtgaacaggtcagggttccatagccgcaggcagaacagttgacactggagcagcagcaaggccaagcggactggggacagcaaggagtcatcatgtcagttagtcctgaggcatggtcctaggactcaggtcctccgagagagagaaataaagagagaaagaaagaaagaaagaaagagaattagagagagcatacttaaattcacacaggacaccggataagacaggagaaatactccagatataacagactgaccctagcaccccgacacataaactcctaccgcataaatactggaggctgaaaccggaggggtcaggagacattgtggccccatccgatggtacccccggacagggccaaacaggcaggatataaccccacccactttgccaaagcacagcccccacatcactagagggatatcgtcaaccaccaacttaccatcctgagacaaggccgagtatagcccacagagATCAatgccacagcacaacccaagggggggcgccaacccagacaggaagaccacatcagtgactcaacccactcaagtgacgcacccctcctagggacggcatggaagagcaccagtaagccagtgactaagcccctgtaatagggttagaggaagagaatcccagtggagagaagggaaccagccaggcagagacagcaagggcagttcgttgctccagtgcctttccattcaccttcacctgggccagactacactcaatcataggacctactgaagagatgagtcttcaataaagacttaaatgttgagaccgagtctgcgtctctcataTTGGTAGTGAGACCATTCCAtacaaatggagctctataggagaaagccctgcctccagctgtttggttagaaattctagggacaatcttgtgaccgtagcgtacgtgtatgtacggcaggaccaaatcggaaagatgggtaggagcaagcccatgtaatgcttggtaggttagcagtaaaaccttgaaatcagctcttgccttaacaggaagccagtgtagggaggctagcactggagtaatatgaacacattttttggttctagtcaggattctagcagccatatttaatgctaactgaagtttatttagtgctttttccgggtagccggaaagtagagcactgcagtagtctaacctagaagtgacgaAAGCATGGATACatatttctgcatcatttttggacagaaaatgtaggatttttgcaatgttacgtagatggaaaaaaactgtccctgaaacagtcttgatatgttcgtcaaaagagagatcagggtccagagtaatggtGAGGCCCTTCACAGTTTTacttgagacgactgtacaaccatcaagattaattgtaaGATTCAACAGAACATctatttgtttcttgggacctagaacaagcatctctgttttgtcctagtttgaaagtagaaagtttgcagccatccacttccttatgtctgaaacacaggcctCCAGCgaaggcaattttggggcttcaccatgtttcattgaaatgtacagctatgTGTCacccgcatagcagtgaaagttaacattatgtttccaaatgacatcaccaagaggtaaaatatatagtgaaaacaatagtggtcctaaaacggaacctttaGGAATACCGATATTTACAGTtgaaaccatccacagagacaaactgatatctttccgacagataagatctaaaccaggccagaacttgtctgtgtagaccaatttgggctTCCTATTTCTCCAAAAGCATGTGGTGATCGATGGCAGCActaagcagcactaaggtctaggaccACAAGGACaaatgcagagcctcggtctgacgccattaaaaggtaatttaccacgttcacaagtgcagtctcagtgcaatgatggggtctaaaaccagactgaagcatttcgtatacattgtttgtcttcagaatacaacaagtgtagaccttaccgtgaaatgcttacttagaagcTTTTaaacaacagtgcagttcaagaagagttaagaaaatatttaccaaattaactaaagcaaaaaataaaaataagttaCACAGTAACACTCagttttatgctcgcttcgaggcaagcaacactgaagcatgcatgaaagcactagctgttctggacgactgtgtgataacgctctcgatagccgatgtgagtaagacctataaacaggtcaacattcacaaagccgcggggccagacagattaccaggacgtgcactcaaagcatgcgcggaccaactagcaagtgtcttcactgacattttcaacctctccctgacagagtaatacctacatgtaatacctacatgtttcaagttaaatctggacccctacaagtcagccgggctagacaatctggaccctctctttctaaaattatctgccaaaattgttgcaattACTAGCCTGTTCCACCTCTCTTTCGAAAAGTCTGAGCTCCCTAAAGATtgaaaagctgccgcggtcatccccctcttcaaagggggagacactctagacccaaactgctacagacctatatctatcctaccctgcctttctaaggtcttcgaaagccaagttaacaaacatattactgaccatttcgaatcctactgtaccttctccgctattcaatctggtttccgagctggtcatggctgcacctcagccacgctcaaggtcctaaacgatatcataaccgccatcgataagagacaatactgtgcagccgtattcatcgacctgaccaaggctttcgactctgtcaatcatcacgttcttatcggcagactcaacagccttggtttctcacatgactgcctcgcctggttcaccaactacttctctgatagagttcagtgtgtcaaatcggagggcctgttgtccggacatctggcagtctctatggggtgccacagagttcatttctcgggccaactctcttttctgtatacatcaatgatgtcactcttgctgctggtgattctctgatccacctctacgcagacgacaccattctgtatacttctggcccttctttgagcactgtgttaactaacctccagacgagcttcaatgccatacaactctacCTAGGTgtatggttagactgtaaactctccttccagactcacattaagcatctccaatccaaaattcaatttagaatcggcttcctatttcactcatgctgccaaacataccctcgtaaaactgactatccgagcgatcctcgacttcggcgatgtcatttacaaaatagcccccaacactctactcagcaaattggaggcagtctatcacagtgtcatcgcttttgtcaccaaagccccatatactacccaccactgagacctgtacgctctcgttggctggccctcgcttcatactcgtcgccaaaccagctggctccaggtcgtctacaagtattttctaggtaaagtcccgccttatcacagctcactggtcaccatagcagcacccacccgtagcacgcgctccagcaggtacatttCACTAGTCACCccaaaagccaattcctcctttggccgccattccttccagttctctgctgccaatgactggaacgaactgcaaaaatcactgaagctggagactcatatctccctcactaactttaagcgccagctgtcagagcagctcacagatcactgcacctgtacatagcacatctgtaattagcccatccaactacctcatccccatactgtattattacatttttttggggtcctttgcaccccagtatctctacttgcaccttcatcttctgcacatctatcactccagtgtttaattgctatattgtaattacttcgccactatggcctatttactgccttacgtcccttatcttacctcatttgcacacactgtatgtagactactgtattattgactgtatgtttgtttattccatgtgtaactctgtgttgttgtatgtgtcaaactgctttgctttatcttggccaggtcgcagttgtaaatgagaacttattctcaactagcctacctggttaaaacaaggttaaataaaaaaaataaaaagaggtctccacttgttgtattcggcgcattttacaaagtttgatttgattagtaTGAATGTGAATAAACTTTGATATGTTGGAATGAACATGAGCTTTCTCCTGGGTAGTAGCTAGTTCGAATTTACATTTAAGGTTTTAGTCATTTTTAGTTGTGTCATGTTTTATCTAACTAGCTAATGCTAGGTTTAATCTAACTAGCTAACTTCTGGTTGTGTGAAAAACTGATAGTTAATCTAGGCAGCTCTCTAAACATGTAGTAATCTTGTCCGAATAACGACCTCCAggtggcccccattgattttgccAGTCActttcactcagatatcattaaaaTGACaaaagtcatggcaaaatgtgtagaattgcaggaaattagctttaaaaccaCAAATATTGtttctccaccccatggcaaaatgtgtagaattgcaggaaatgtgttATAACAAAATGTGTCGAATTGCAGGAAATTCACTTTAAAACCACATTTTTTTCATTTTGCCGTCAAGAGTGGGGCCACTAAAATGGATTTTtcatcatcttcttcttcttcttcaaatgagtaaataaaataatgaatatATAATTTGTACTGCAAATACTTACACATTTGTCTTTTATTTTCCTAAGCTTCAAGACACgttgatacagagagagggggaactggCAAGACTGCATGAGGAAAATAACAAACTCAAAGAATTCTTAAACTCTTCATTTGTGAAAACATTGGAGGAAAAAACAAAGGTAATTACTTCATAATCAAAGATTATTcatgactgattgattgattcattTCAGCTGAATTTATCTCTAGTTATCTCTAAATCTAGCATAATAAGTGTGCCCTTTGTAAAGCCCAATTTCCCAGTTTACAGAGGTGTAGTTTCTCTCAAACAGCCTCCTTACTTGTGTTTCTCCTTTTCCATAGAGACTTCTCTCTGCTCAGAGTGGCGATAGGAGGAGGAACCGGAAGCGGAATTCCGAAATCCAGAATCTGCATGGTGTTGGAGAATTCCGGAACCTCAGTGCCAGTCAGCTTCTCCTTGGTTCTCAGGTGAAACGGACCTGCCGGAACTTGTCCCTGCAGTTCTGTTCAGAAGAGGAGCTAGCCAgcaccccacctgtggacatgtGGATCCTGCAGACCTTGGGCCTGAAGGATGAGGACACCATCGATACAACATCCACTGAATACAGCTTTAACTCCTCCATTGACTCCCTCACCAAatgcagcaccatcacagactccTCTGGTGACTACTGCCAAACAACCGATCATAAATCCACCGCTTATGACACACCTACTGATGGCCCTGGTCATGGTGCCAGTGTAGGACTGTACACTGATTACTGCTTTAACACCAACAGTGACTACAGTGTCTCTACAGACTCCGTCTCTAACTTTACTGGAACTGTGCCCTCTACTCCATACAGCCCTAGCATAGAAGTCACCCCCAATTTCCAGGCCACCCCTTATGAAGCCCCACTGCCCCAATTAGTCAACACTCTCTCGTCAATTGACCCAATACAGCCATTCAGGCCCATCTTAGCCTCCTCTCCCAACCTGTCTCAGGACAGTAGTCCAGGGCTGTACCACACTCCCAGCCCTCACTACCGTAGCCCCTCCAGTCCTGTAGGGGGTGATGTGACGACTCAGTACCCTGAACTGTCTACCCCACGTGGCCGGACAGAGCTAGCTTTCAGCATGTCCTTAAACTCTTCCAGCAGCGTCAGACTCAAGACACACAGCTTTCCTCAGGGACAGGCCTTCGTCCGCAAGGACACCCTGGGAGGCTGGAACTTCACCTGGGTCCCCAAACAAGGCCCGTAAGCCTCATTTATATCCTACGGACAGACGCAAGAACTACAATAAGCTATGCAAAATAGCGACCCTGCGTAGTTGCGTAGCAAGAATAAGCAAATGTGCAGCCCCGTGATTTGTAACAAGATGCAAATAACTAGACGCAAATACGCAGGATCACAATTTTGCTTAGGTAACTATATTTGTGCATAGGCCTGAAGGAAAAGCATAAGAGGTAGCTAGCTGCTAATCCAAAGGACGATGGATAACTTGCTGTTCTAAAAGAGAGAATGACTGCCACAGAGACAATTGCCCTTGTTGCGATAAAACACTGTTAACCGTAGAAAAGTAAAACACTGCCCTGTACCCTTCAGCTGCATACACATAACTGGAAAAAACAGCCTTAAAGCAGCAGTTTGGCAAAGTCACACTGCCTAGTGCTTACAGCCTTGAGTACTTTGAACACTTCATCTGTACTGTAGAAGAACAACACAATGTTTACAGATAGTAAACAGGTTGTAAAATGTAGCCTGTAGAAGTTGATAAAATTTACCTCTAAGCTATAACAATGTTATTAATGAGACATTAATAATACAGCTGCCTGACAAAAGTGCCCGACAGAAGTCTACTAGTTTAAATTGAATGTTTAAATAATGCTACTACATATTAACCCTACTTTGAGTGTCAATGATGTTATAGGGAACAGAGTTTTTCTTAGTCAGTTAAAATGGTCTGTAAAAACTTGTGATGCTAGCAATCAGGGCTCAATCAAATATGGCACAGTATCTGACCAGTACCCAAGGTCACGCTCCCTAGATTTACACTAATGGATATACTAatttgaccaaaagtatgtggacgcctgatcgtcaaacatctcattcaaaaatcatggggATTAATGTGGAGTGGGTCTCCCTTTTGCTGCATAAACAGCGtccacacttctgggaaggctttccactagacgttggaacattgctgcggggacttgcttccattcagtcacgagcattagtgaggatgggcactgatgttaggcgattaggcctggctcgcagtcggcgttccaattcataccaaaggtgttcgatggggttgaggtcagggctttacaccactccagcaagctttacaccactccagccgtgacttggcattgcgcatggtgattttaggcttgtgtgcgtttactcgaccatggaaacccatttcatgatgaagagttcttgtgctgatgttgcttccagaggcattttggaactcggtggtgagtgttgcaaccgaggacagacgttGTTGCTCCTgtacgtttccacttcacaataacagcccttacagttgaacgaagcagctctagcagggcagaaatttgacaagctgacttgttggaaaagtgtcatcctatgacggtgccacgttgaaagttactgagctcttcagtaaggccattctactgccaatgtttgtctatggagaatgcttggctgtgtgctgaatccagtaatttgaaggggtgtccacatacttttgtatataaagtgtatctatggtgtatatatctagggagcttTTCCAGGTGTTTGAAAAAAAACTGGTCCTACTGAAAGCGTCTTACACACTGCCGACAAAAACTAGAGTAAAATGTGCCCTTCCAGTCACTACAAACCCCTGTAATACACTGTCTCTTGAGTTTATATGTACACAATGTGATTTTATAATTTTGTAAGTTGACCTGAGTTTGTGATCAAAAAAATAATTACTGATTAGCAATTTTCTCTGTGAATTTTGTTCCACATACTTTGACATAATCTATTTTAAAGCCAGTTTGATCACATTTCACACGCTTTTTTGAAACCCTTTATCCCATGATGGTGATGGTTTTAGATTTAGCCACTGTACAAGAGTGGTCTTCACAGGACCAGTGGGATCCGCATCTTTTCATTGCTCAACCCCTTTACACTTTTTTTGTGGATATGATTCCTTTTCTCTCTTGAACCTTTTTTCATATGGCTCATTGGCTAATTATCATGTCTTGTAGGCAGTATGTGTGTTTGAACTGCATCAATGCTGAACAAGCTGAGTAAAAATGTTGTCATAAGACTAGTTTGAGAACCAATAGATTGCACCAAGACAAGTCGTCTGAAACTTAATGGCATAAGGATGGAACAAAGTCCTTGGACTTCAGATTGAGATATAGTCGCACCAAGCCAACCATTTTTTGTGAAGGAATGGTGCAGTCAAATTCACATATGTTTTGGTTATTGGATAGAACAGACATATATAGAAACAATAGAGCAGACAGTGTGCAGAAATAGCAGTGGGCTGGATTCGAACCCATGCTGCAGGGTTATACATGATCAGAAGGAGTCTGCATAGACAGCTAGACCACCCTAGGCCACACCCAGCCACCCTTGTTACAGGGATGACCTGCCATGCTACATTAACTAAGCTCACTCCGGCACCTGTCTCTCCACACTTTCCAGGAGCTTTTTGTTCCCctttaataaaaaacaaaagACGACCAGCAGCTCCCGGGAGAGATACCCACCCTGATCCGCCCACCAAGGTAACGATGGGCTACATCCCCTGGGGTGGAAAGACGGGATACACCCCCCTTCTCGGGCTCCCTTGAGAGCTTACGGAGTCTGAGGGAAAGTTCAGTCTCAGAGTTAGCCATGGTGGTGCATGAGCGAGTGGTCTATCCTTAATGACAAGGTAAAGCCCCTACAGATGTCCACCAGATTGGGTTGGTAAGATCTAATAAAGGTAGACAGACCCTGAGACAGGAGGATTGGCTGGTGAACCCACGGTCGGTCCTCTTTTTCCGTGCTAAGTGTCGGGGAGGCAAAGGGGTCATTAAGTGGGCCTACCCTGCTGAAACTCAATATGGCCCGAGTGTTTCTGAGGGGATCGTATTGTTTATTTTCACCCAGCTGACAGCCTTGCTAGCTGCTCAAACTATCATCATCGCTGGCATATATTACACGTCTAGGGGGAATGGAAAGACTGACGTTAGTGAGAGTCACGTATACAAATGTACCTGGCAGATGTTCTTAAATGGAGAGAATTAAGTGAACAGTTCGGCCCTCTATTACCTAACAATCCTTCGACAAGAAAGTTTAGTTAGACACTGACGGACGGTTTCCCGGATACAGATTAATTAAGCCTTGTCCTTGTCCTGGTAATCTCAGctaacccagaactaaaatcgTGCATACTTTGGTCAGCTGTGTGATTAAGTTCTGGGTCTATTCATGTTAGAAATTGAGAGTTCCAGTTTGCAAAGTCTCCACCCTCGCAAAAGGAAACTCTCAGGCAAAGCCCAAAGAGGAGATGGACCTACCTaaatttgtccaataagaaactttGTTTTGTTGGATTTTTTTCCCCTACAAtatgcactaatgaatacaccccaggtttTACAGTGCAACAACCAACACTAGCCgggtagggtagagtactggTGAATAAAAGGGGGAGTGCAGGGAATTAGGAATGGCGGTGAACTGGAAATAGGGGTCCAGATAGCAGGTGCAGGTGGCTGATATAGTGAAGTGGAGAGGGATGCATAAGTTTGGTTTATGGTCGGACAAATGTAACCTACATACTGTAACACAGGTGGTTTGGTGATCAGGTTCGCCTGAGACCTGATGAAAAGTTGTATTAGCTCCCCGAGGCAATTCCCTAAATTTTGGCTAAGGGGGCTGATATGCTCTTCTGGTGTACAGGAAACCCAGGTTCAAACCCTATTGGTCACAATAGGATAAGGCTTTATGATGTAAtcacacactcctctacacagtCCTCCATCATATTCACAGGGGGCAGCAGTGAGTTGAGCCTGCTACCAAACCCAATCCACTCACTCCAGCAAAAGATGGATCTGCACTTGATCATGCTCCTTCTCAGTGGAAGCCCCATGTTATGTGGGCAGGGGAAGACTACTGAGGTTGTATCTTTCTATGATTGGAATACAGTCATTTAATATTAATGTTGTGACCACTGCTGCATACTGCATACATGAGTGATCCTTACTATCTGTGTGGTTTACTCAGTAGAACAAGGTGAGTGTAACATTAACAATGGGCCCCCCAGTGGCTCCAACCACAAACATACTGGCCCACTACTCATTAACCTTTAATGAGCTGTCAAAGTGGATGCGGCGTCCCCCTAGACAccatacacactcacaccaccAGATCattagttttgtctaatcttgattcttgtccagtcgtgtggtccagtgctgcaaggaaagacctagttaagctgcagctggcccagaacaaaacagcacatttttctcttaattgtaatcagagtgctgatataaatactatacatgccagtctctcttggctaagatttgaggaaagactgactgcatcacttcttctttttataagatacatcaatgtgttgaaaatctcaaattgtttgcatagtcaacaacacacagctctgacacacacacttattccaccagacatgccatcaagggtcttttcacagtccccaaatccagaacaaattcaagaaagcatacAGCATTATATAGAGCCCTAATTGCATGGAAcgtccttccatctcatattgctcaaataaacaccaaacctggtttaaaaaatgtttttttacctttatttaactaggcaagtcagttaagaacaaattcttattttcaatgacagcgggctaactgccttgttcaggggaaaaacaaaatatttttaccttgtcggctgggggattcgatcttgcaacctttcgatgactagtccaacactctactcactaggctacctgccaccctagataAAGAAACACCTcatggcacaacgcctctcccttaTTTTACctagtttgtttgtgtgtatgcattgatatgtaggctacgtgtgcctttttaattttatttgatgtagttctgtccttgagctgttcttgtctattgacgTTCTGTATTATGTatttctgtattatgtttcatgttttgtgtggactccaggaagagtagctgctgcttttgcaacagctaatggggatcctaataaaataccaaataccactATGCCATCAGCATCACCAGCAGTGGACAAGGCAACCGCTATGGTCCACCGT includes:
- the gmnc gene encoding geminin coiled-coil domain-containing protein 1, translating into MSTALTCQDLSFVGGQLYNCPYPAPTSADSVDVSTVTVASFWAAGPPDDTACQHEPTQRELYSCLDFGTSRPDPIWTDHLSPHLQRNKQLQDTLIQREGELARLHEENNKLKEFLNSSFVKTLEEKTKRLLSAQSGDRRRNRKRNSEIQNLHGVGEFRNLSASQLLLGSQVKRTCRNLSLQFCSEEELASTPPVDMWILQTLGLKDEDTIDTTSTEYSFNSSIDSLTKCSTITDSSGDYCQTTDHKSTAYDTPTDGPGHGASVGLYTDYCFNTNSDYSVSTDSVSNFTGTVPSTPYSPSIEVTPNFQATPYEAPLPQLVNTLSSIDPIQPFRPILASSPNLSQDSSPGLYHTPSPHYRSPSSPVGGDVTTQYPELSTPRGRTELAFSMSLNSSSSVRLKTHSFPQGQAFVRKDTLGGWNFTWVPKQGP